A region from the Citrobacter telavivensis genome encodes:
- the elyC gene encoding envelope biogenesis factor ElyC: MLFTLKKVIGGVLLPLPFLLLMMGIGLALLWFSRFQKTGKVFISVSWLTLFLLSLQPVADHLLRPIEASYPTWQDTQKVKYIVVLGGGYTWNPQWAPSSNLINNSLPRLNEGIRLWRANPGSKLIFTGANARTNPVSTAEAGARVAQSLGVPGEDIIVLDRPKDTEEEAAAVKQAIGDAPFLLVTSASHLPRAMIFFQQAGLNPLPAPANQLAIDSPLNPWERALPSPVWLMHSDRASYETLGRVWQWLKGASGEPGQE, translated from the coding sequence ATGCTCTTTACACTCAAGAAAGTGATTGGCGGCGTGCTGCTGCCTCTCCCTTTTCTGCTCCTGATGATGGGTATCGGCCTGGCGCTGCTGTGGTTTAGCCGTTTTCAGAAAACCGGGAAGGTATTTATCAGTGTCAGTTGGCTGACGCTGTTCCTGCTTAGCCTGCAACCCGTTGCCGATCATCTGCTGCGCCCGATAGAAGCGAGCTACCCGACCTGGCAGGATACGCAGAAAGTGAAATACATCGTCGTACTGGGCGGCGGCTATACCTGGAACCCACAGTGGGCCCCCAGTTCCAACCTGATCAATAACAGTCTGCCGCGTCTTAATGAGGGAATACGGCTGTGGCGGGCCAACCCGGGTTCAAAATTGATTTTTACCGGCGCGAATGCCAGAACCAATCCAGTGAGTACGGCTGAAGCCGGCGCGCGGGTGGCACAATCGCTGGGCGTACCGGGAGAGGATATCATTGTGCTGGACAGGCCCAAAGATACCGAGGAAGAAGCCGCCGCCGTAAAGCAGGCCATCGGCGACGCGCCATTCCTGCTGGTCACTTCCGCCTCTCATCTGCCACGAGCGATGATTTTCTTTCAGCAGGCCGGATTAAACCCACTGCCGGCTCCGGCGAATCAACTGGCCATCGATTCCCCATTGAATCCGTGGGAACGGGCGCTCCCCTCTCCCGTATGGTTGATGCATAGCGATCGGGCAAGCTATGAGACGCTGGGGAGGGTCTGGCAATGGCTGAAAGGAGCGTCAGGCGAGCCAGGGCAGGAGTGA
- a CDS encoding phosphotransferase, with protein sequence MEQLRAELSHLLGEKLSRIECVNEKVDTALWALYDSQGNPMPLMAQSFTTPGVAQQLAWKTTMLARSGTVRMPVIYGVMTHDEHPGPDVLLLERLRGVPVEAPARTPERWEQLKDQIVEGLLAWHRQDSRGCVGAVDNTQENIWPSWYRQRVEVLWSTLNQFNNTGLTMQDKRILFRTRECLPALFDGFNDNCVLVHGNFSLRSMLKDARSDQLLAMVGPGIMLWAPREYELFRLVDNTLAEGLLWHYLQRAPVAESFIWRRWLYVLWDEVAQLVNTGRFNRSHFDLAAKSLLPWLA encoded by the coding sequence ATGGAACAGCTGCGCGCCGAATTAAGTCATTTACTGGGCGAAAAACTGAGCCGCATTGAATGCGTGAATGAAAAAGTCGACACAGCGCTGTGGGCGCTCTATGACAGTCAGGGCAACCCGATGCCGTTGATGGCCCAAAGTTTCACTACGCCGGGGGTCGCACAGCAACTGGCCTGGAAAACCACCATGTTAGCGCGTAGTGGCACCGTGCGAATGCCGGTTATTTATGGTGTGATGACCCACGACGAGCATCCCGGCCCGGATGTCTTACTGCTCGAACGTCTGCGCGGGGTCCCGGTTGAAGCGCCAGCCCGGACGCCGGAACGCTGGGAACAGCTCAAAGATCAGATCGTCGAAGGGTTACTGGCCTGGCACCGTCAGGATAGCCGCGGCTGCGTCGGCGCGGTGGATAATACGCAGGAGAATATTTGGCCCTCCTGGTACCGACAGCGTGTTGAGGTGCTCTGGAGCACGCTCAACCAGTTCAACAACACCGGGCTGACGATGCAGGATAAACGCATTCTGTTTCGCACCCGCGAATGCCTGCCGGCGCTGTTTGACGGATTTAACGACAACTGTGTGCTGGTGCATGGCAATTTCAGTCTGCGCAGCATGCTAAAAGATGCCCGAAGCGACCAGCTTCTGGCGATGGTGGGGCCAGGCATCATGCTCTGGGCGCCACGGGAGTACGAACTGTTCCGGCTGGTGGATAATACGCTGGCGGAAGGGTTGCTCTGGCACTACCTGCAACGCGCGCCAGTGGCGGAATCGTTCATCTGGCGGCGTTGGTTATATGTGTTATGGGATGAAGTTGCGCAACTGGTCAATACCGGGCGTTTCAACCGCTCTCATTTTGATCTTGCCGCGAAATCACTCCTGCCCTGGCTCGCCTGA
- the kdsB gene encoding 3-deoxy-manno-octulosonate cytidylyltransferase has product MSFVVIIPARYASTRLPGKPLQDINGKPMIVHVLERARESGAERIIVATDHEDVARAVEAAGGEVCMTRVDHQSGTERLAEVVEKCGFSDDTVIVNVQGDEPMIPAVIIRQVAENLAQRQVGMATLAAPIHGAEEAFNPNAVKVVLDAEGYALYFSRATIPWDRDRFAKSRETIGDTFLRHLGIYGYRAGFIRRYVSWQPSPLENIEMLEQLRVLWYGEKIHVAVAKEVPGTGVDTAEDLERVRAEMR; this is encoded by the coding sequence ATGAGTTTTGTCGTCATTATTCCTGCCCGCTACGCCTCCACGCGTCTGCCGGGTAAGCCGTTGCAGGACATCAACGGTAAGCCGATGATTGTACATGTGCTGGAGCGCGCCCGTGAATCCGGCGCTGAGCGCATTATTGTCGCGACCGATCATGAAGACGTCGCGCGCGCCGTTGAAGCTGCGGGTGGGGAAGTGTGCATGACCCGCGTCGACCACCAGTCGGGGACAGAACGTCTGGCAGAGGTGGTCGAGAAGTGTGGCTTCAGTGATGACACCGTGATCGTTAACGTGCAGGGTGATGAGCCGATGATCCCGGCCGTCATCATTCGCCAGGTGGCGGAAAACCTGGCGCAGCGTCAGGTTGGAATGGCCACGCTCGCGGCACCTATTCACGGTGCAGAAGAGGCATTCAATCCTAATGCGGTGAAGGTCGTACTGGATGCCGAAGGCTATGCGCTGTATTTCTCGCGTGCCACAATCCCCTGGGATCGCGACCGTTTTGCGAAGAGTCGGGAGACCATTGGCGATACCTTCCTGCGTCACCTTGGTATTTACGGCTACCGCGCCGGATTTATCCGCCGTTATGTGAGCTGGCAGCCCAGTCCGCTGGAAAATATTGAGATGCTGGAGCAACTCCGCGTGCTGTGGTACGGCGAAAAAATCCACGTGGCTGTGGCAAAAGAGGTACCCGGGACCGGTGTTGATACCGCAGAAGACCTCGAGCGCGTTCGCGCTGAAATGCGTTAA
- a CDS encoding protein YcaR — protein MDHRLLEIVACPVCNGKLWYNQEKQELICKLDNLAFPLRDGIPVLLETEARVLAADERKS, from the coding sequence ATGGATCATCGTCTGCTTGAAATCGTTGCCTGCCCGGTCTGTAACGGAAAACTCTGGTACAACCAGGAAAAACAAGAACTGATCTGCAAACTGGATAACCTCGCTTTTCCGCTGCGTGATGGCATTCCCGTGTTGCTGGAAACTGAGGCCCGCGTGTTAGCGGCTGATGAGCGTAAATCATGA
- the lpxK gene encoding tetraacyldisaccharide 4'-kinase → MIARIWSGESPLWRLLLPLSWLYGLVSGGIRLCYTLGIKRAWRAPVPVVVVGNLTAGGNGKTPVVIWLVEQLQRRGLRVGVVSRGYGGKAASYPLLLNAETTTAEAGDEPVLIYQRTGAPVSVSPNRADAVKAILAHHDVQIIVTDDGLQHYRLARDVEIVVVDGVRRFGNGWWLPAGPMRERAGRLKTVDAVIVNGGIPQAGEIPMRLAAGLAVNLRTGERRDVAQLQNVVAMAGIGHPPRFFATLEACGVQPQKCVPLADHQALTSRDVNGLLNSSQTLIMTEKDAVKCRAFAEDNWWYLPVDAHLSGTEPETLLEKLISLVR, encoded by the coding sequence ATGATCGCACGCATCTGGTCCGGTGAGTCGCCCTTATGGCGACTGTTACTCCCTCTCTCCTGGCTGTACGGCCTGGTGAGCGGGGGGATTCGTCTGTGTTATACGCTCGGGATCAAGCGCGCCTGGCGTGCACCGGTGCCGGTGGTGGTGGTCGGTAACCTGACGGCGGGCGGTAACGGTAAAACGCCGGTAGTGATCTGGCTGGTGGAACAGCTCCAGCGGCGCGGTCTTCGCGTTGGGGTGGTTTCCCGCGGTTACGGTGGCAAAGCGGCGTCTTATCCCTTACTGCTGAATGCCGAAACGACCACAGCAGAAGCGGGTGATGAACCGGTGCTGATTTATCAGCGCACCGGCGCACCGGTATCGGTATCACCCAACCGGGCCGACGCGGTTAAAGCGATTCTGGCGCATCACGATGTACAGATTATCGTCACCGATGATGGCCTTCAGCACTACCGTCTGGCCCGCGATGTTGAGATTGTGGTGGTTGATGGCGTGCGTCGTTTCGGTAACGGCTGGTGGCTACCGGCAGGCCCGATGCGTGAACGGGCCGGTCGGCTGAAAACGGTGGATGCGGTCATTGTCAACGGTGGCATCCCGCAGGCGGGGGAGATCCCGATGCGTCTGGCGGCAGGACTGGCTGTGAACCTGCGTACCGGTGAGCGTCGCGATGTCGCGCAATTGCAAAATGTCGTGGCGATGGCGGGTATTGGTCATCCGCCGCGCTTTTTTGCCACGTTAGAGGCCTGTGGCGTACAGCCACAGAAATGTGTTCCGCTGGCAGATCATCAGGCGTTGACTTCGCGTGATGTCAACGGCTTACTGAACTCGTCGCAAACGCTGATCATGACGGAGAAGGACGCCGTTAAGTGCCGCGCCTTTGCTGAAGACAACTGGTGGTATCTCCCTGTCGACGCACATCTGTCGGGGACAGAACCTGAGACATTACTCGAAAAATTGATCTCGCTGGTACGTTAG
- the msbA gene encoding lipid A ABC transporter ATP-binding protein/permease MsbA, whose protein sequence is MHNDKDLSTWQTFRRLWPTIAPFKSGLIVAGVALILNAASDTFMLSLLKPLLDDGFGKTDRSVLLWMPLVVIGLMILRGITSYISSYCISWVSGKVVMTMRRRLFGHMMGMPVSFFDKQSTGTLLSRITYDSEQVASSSSGALITVVREGASIIGLFIMMFYYSWQLSIILVVLAPIVSIAIRVVSKRFRAISKNMQNTMGQVTTSAEQMLKGHKEVLIFGGQGVETKRFDKVSNKMRLQGMKMVSASSISDPIIQLIASLALAFVLYAASFPSVMDSLTAGTITVVFSSMIALMRPLKSLTNVNAQFQRGMAACQTLFAILDSEQEKDEGKRVIERATGDLEFRNVTFTYPGREVPALRNINLKIPAGKTVALVGRSGSGKSTIASLITRFYDINEGEILMDGHDLREYTLASLRNQVALVSQNVHLFNDTVANNIAYARTEQYSREQIEEAARMAYAMDFINKMDDGLDTVIGENGVLLSGGQRQRIAIARALLRDSPILILDEATSALDTESERAIQAALDELQKNRTSLVIAHRLSTIEQADEIVVVEDGLIVERGTHSELLEHRGVYAQLHKMQFGQ, encoded by the coding sequence ATGCATAACGATAAAGATCTCTCTACGTGGCAGACGTTTCGCCGACTGTGGCCAACCATTGCGCCTTTCAAATCGGGTCTGATCGTGGCGGGTGTTGCGTTAATCCTCAACGCGGCCAGCGATACCTTCATGTTATCGCTCCTCAAACCATTACTGGACGATGGTTTTGGTAAAACAGATCGCTCAGTGTTGCTTTGGATGCCGCTGGTGGTTATTGGGCTGATGATTTTACGTGGTATCACCAGCTATATCTCCAGCTACTGTATTTCCTGGGTATCAGGAAAAGTGGTGATGACCATGCGTCGTCGCCTGTTTGGTCATATGATGGGCATGCCGGTTTCCTTCTTTGACAAGCAGTCCACCGGGACGCTGCTTTCTCGCATTACTTACGATTCTGAACAGGTTGCCTCTTCGTCTTCCGGCGCGCTGATTACCGTTGTGCGTGAAGGCGCATCCATTATCGGCCTGTTCATCATGATGTTCTATTACAGCTGGCAGTTGTCGATCATCCTGGTTGTGCTGGCACCTATCGTGTCGATTGCGATTCGTGTGGTCTCCAAACGTTTTCGTGCTATCAGTAAGAATATGCAGAATACGATGGGGCAGGTGACGACCAGCGCGGAACAGATGCTGAAAGGCCATAAAGAGGTCCTGATCTTCGGTGGTCAGGGGGTGGAAACGAAGCGCTTCGACAAAGTCAGTAACAAGATGCGCTTGCAGGGAATGAAGATGGTTTCTGCCTCTTCCATTTCCGATCCTATCATCCAGTTGATTGCTTCTCTGGCGCTGGCGTTTGTTCTGTACGCGGCCAGCTTCCCAAGCGTTATGGACAGCCTGACGGCAGGGACGATCACCGTGGTCTTCTCGTCAATGATTGCCCTGATGCGTCCGCTGAAATCGCTGACCAACGTCAACGCCCAGTTCCAGCGTGGTATGGCCGCATGCCAGACCCTGTTTGCAATTCTGGATAGCGAGCAGGAAAAAGACGAAGGTAAACGCGTGATTGAACGTGCGACCGGCGATCTGGAATTCCGTAATGTGACCTTTACCTATCCGGGCCGCGAAGTGCCGGCTCTGCGCAATATCAACCTGAAAATCCCGGCAGGCAAAACCGTTGCGCTGGTGGGGCGTTCAGGTTCCGGTAAATCAACCATTGCCAGTCTGATCACGCGTTTTTACGACATCAATGAAGGCGAAATCCTCATGGATGGTCACGATCTACGTGAGTACACCTTGGCCTCGTTGCGTAATCAGGTGGCGCTGGTTTCGCAAAACGTGCATCTGTTCAACGACACGGTGGCGAACAACATCGCCTACGCGCGAACTGAGCAGTATAGCCGTGAGCAGATCGAAGAAGCGGCTCGTATGGCCTATGCCATGGACTTTATCAATAAAATGGATGACGGCCTTGATACGGTGATCGGCGAAAACGGCGTGTTGCTGTCCGGCGGTCAGCGTCAGCGTATCGCCATTGCGCGCGCCTTGCTGCGAGACAGCCCGATTCTGATCCTTGATGAAGCCACGTCAGCGCTGGATACCGAATCAGAGCGCGCCATTCAGGCGGCGCTGGACGAACTGCAGAAAAACCGCACCTCGCTGGTTATTGCGCACCGTCTCTCAACCATCGAGCAGGCTGATGAAATTGTGGTCGTGGAAGATGGTCTGATTGTGGAACGCGGTACGCACAGCGAACTGCTGGAACATCGCGGCGTCTATGCGCAACTGCACAAAATGCAATTTGGTCAATGA
- a CDS encoding ComEC family protein produces the protein MKITTVSLCALGGIFPLFLLPTLPGSVVVSVLFVLACLLALLRWKVAKCAGLLLLFFLWGVMAAKQSLWAVNTLPVATQEAVVELTATDNMTTHAGWITHLNGHRLFPAVGIVLYDQYLPIAPCAGQRWAMTLKVRAIHAELNDGGFDSQRYALAQHQPLTGRFLQAKVVDSGCSWRARYLASLTASLENYSWQQVILGLGMGERLLVPQEVKAIMRDTGTAHLMAISGLHIAFAALLAAALLRGVQFLLPVAGIRWQHPLIGGLICAVCYAWLTGLQPPALRTVVALLVWGALKLSGRQWSGWSVWCCCLAAILVVDPVAVISQSLWLSAFAVAALLFWYQWFPCPALRLPRAGRLLVELAHLQLGITLLLLPLQIALFHGISLTSFVANLFAVPLVTFVSVPLILAGMVVHLTGPLFLEGGLWYLADRSLATLFWALKLLPAGWINVDVRWQWLVFVPWLMLLGWRFVAWRIFPGLCLATLALLSWPFWSPTRTDAWQVHMLDVGQGLAMVIARNGKALLYDTGLAWPGGDSAQQIIIPWLRWHHLQPEGIILSHEHLDHRGGLHSLQTTWPTLWVRSPLGWPGHLPCYRGETWQWQGLWFSVHWPLKGDQTQGNNHSCVVKIDDGMHSILLTGDIESPAEQKMLSHYWQHLSATVVQVPHHGSNSSSSLAFIQRANGRAALASASRYNAWRLPSHKVKQRYQQQGYRWCDTPHQGQISLDFSTQGWQVISLREQILPRWYHQWFGVSDDNG, from the coding sequence ATGAAAATAACGACGGTTAGTCTGTGCGCATTAGGGGGGATCTTCCCTTTATTCTTGCTGCCCACGCTTCCAGGTTCAGTGGTTGTGAGCGTCCTGTTTGTGCTGGCCTGTTTGCTCGCTCTGCTCCGCTGGAAAGTGGCGAAGTGTGCCGGGCTCCTCCTGCTGTTTTTTCTCTGGGGCGTCATGGCGGCGAAGCAGTCGCTGTGGGCGGTAAATACATTGCCAGTCGCCACGCAGGAGGCGGTCGTAGAGCTTACGGCCACGGATAACATGACAACACATGCCGGGTGGATCACGCATCTTAATGGGCATCGACTTTTCCCTGCCGTAGGCATTGTGCTTTATGACCAATACTTGCCGATAGCACCGTGTGCGGGGCAACGTTGGGCGATGACGCTGAAGGTTCGCGCTATTCACGCCGAGTTGAATGACGGCGGATTTGACAGCCAGCGTTATGCCTTAGCACAGCATCAGCCGCTCACCGGTCGCTTTTTGCAGGCAAAGGTGGTCGACAGTGGATGCAGCTGGCGGGCTCGCTATCTCGCCTCGCTGACCGCCTCTCTGGAGAACTATTCCTGGCAGCAGGTCATTCTGGGGCTGGGGATGGGAGAACGCCTGCTGGTCCCGCAGGAGGTCAAAGCGATTATGCGTGATACTGGTACGGCGCATTTGATGGCGATTTCCGGCCTGCATATCGCTTTCGCGGCTTTACTGGCTGCCGCTCTGTTGCGGGGTGTGCAGTTTCTGTTGCCGGTCGCCGGGATCCGCTGGCAACACCCGCTGATTGGTGGGCTTATTTGCGCGGTGTGTTATGCCTGGTTGACCGGACTGCAACCCCCGGCGTTACGCACGGTGGTGGCGCTGCTGGTGTGGGGGGCACTGAAATTAAGCGGACGGCAATGGAGCGGTTGGTCGGTCTGGTGCTGCTGTCTGGCGGCCATTCTGGTTGTCGATCCCGTTGCTGTAATCTCGCAAAGCCTGTGGCTTTCTGCCTTTGCCGTTGCGGCTTTGCTGTTCTGGTATCAATGGTTTCCTTGTCCTGCCTTGCGCTTACCGCGCGCCGGGCGTTTGCTTGTTGAATTGGCACATCTGCAACTGGGGATTACCCTGTTGCTCCTGCCGCTACAAATTGCGCTGTTTCACGGTATCAGCCTGACCTCTTTTGTCGCAAATCTGTTTGCTGTTCCGCTGGTTACGTTTGTCAGCGTTCCGTTGATCCTCGCTGGAATGGTGGTTCACCTCACCGGTCCGCTGTTTCTCGAGGGCGGACTCTGGTATCTGGCCGATCGTTCATTGGCCACGTTATTCTGGGCGCTTAAGCTCTTGCCTGCAGGGTGGATCAATGTTGATGTTCGTTGGCAGTGGCTGGTCTTTGTCCCCTGGCTTATGTTACTCGGCTGGCGATTCGTTGCATGGCGCATCTTTCCCGGCCTCTGTCTGGCGACGCTGGCGCTATTGAGTTGGCCGTTCTGGAGTCCGACACGTACCGACGCCTGGCAGGTGCACATGCTGGATGTTGGACAAGGATTGGCGATGGTCATCGCCCGCAATGGTAAAGCGTTACTCTACGATACCGGGTTGGCCTGGCCGGGGGGTGACAGCGCGCAGCAGATCATCATTCCATGGCTGCGCTGGCACCATCTGCAGCCAGAGGGCATCATTCTCAGCCATGAGCATCTTGACCATCGCGGTGGACTACACTCTTTGCAGACAACCTGGCCAACGCTTTGGGTACGCAGCCCGCTAGGATGGCCGGGCCATTTGCCCTGTTATCGTGGCGAGACGTGGCAATGGCAGGGATTGTGGTTTAGCGTGCACTGGCCGTTGAAGGGGGACCAGACGCAGGGAAATAACCACTCCTGTGTCGTAAAGATTGATGATGGCATGCACAGTATTCTGCTGACGGGTGATATAGAGTCCCCGGCGGAACAGAAAATGTTAAGCCATTACTGGCAGCATCTTTCAGCAACGGTAGTCCAGGTACCACATCATGGCAGCAACAGTTCTTCTTCACTGGCATTCATTCAACGCGCCAATGGCCGGGCGGCGCTGGCCTCGGCATCACGCTACAACGCCTGGCGGCTGCCGTCCCACAAGGTGAAGCAGCGCTATCAGCAACAGGGGTACCGGTGGTGTGATACCCCGCATCAGGGGCAAATTTCGCTGGATTTTTCAACACAGGGCTGGCAGGTCATCAGCCTGCGGGAGCAAATTTTACCTCGTTGGTATCATCAGTGGTTTGGCGTGTCAGACGATAACGGGTAG
- the ihfB gene encoding integration host factor subunit beta, which translates to MTKSELIERLATQQSHIPAKAVEDAVKEMLEHMASTLAQGERIEIRGFGSFSLHYRAPRTGRNPKTGDKVDLEGKYVPHFKPGKELRDRANIYG; encoded by the coding sequence ATGACCAAGTCAGAATTGATTGAAAGACTTGCCACTCAGCAATCTCATATTCCCGCGAAAGCGGTTGAAGATGCAGTAAAAGAGATGCTGGAGCATATGGCCTCGACTCTTGCACAGGGCGAGCGTATTGAAATCCGCGGTTTCGGCAGCTTTTCTTTGCATTACCGTGCACCACGTACCGGGCGTAACCCGAAGACTGGCGATAAAGTGGATCTGGAAGGAAAATATGTTCCGCACTTTAAGCCGGGTAAAGAACTGCGCGATCGCGCCAATATTTACGGTTAA
- the rpsA gene encoding 30S ribosomal protein S1, producing the protein MTESFAQLFEESLKTIETRPGSIVRGVVVAIDKDVVLVDAGLKSESAIPAEQFKNAAGELEIQVGDEVDVALDAVEDGFGETLLSREKAKRHEAWITLEKAYEDAETVVGVINGKVKGGFTVELNGIRAFLPGSLVDVRPVRDTLHLEGKELEFKVIKLDQKRNNVVVSRRAVIESENSAERDQLLENLQEGMEVKGIVKNLTDYGAFVDLGGVDGLLHITDMAWKRVKHPSEIVNVGDEITVKVLKFDRERTRVSLGLKQLGEDPWVAIAKRYPEGTKLTGRVTNLTDYGCFVEIEEGVEGLVHVSEMDWTNKNIHPSKVVNVGDVVEVMVLDIDEERRRISLGLKQCKSNPWQQFAETHNKGDRVEGKIKSITDFGIFIGLDGGIDGLVHLSDISWNVAGEEAVREYKKGDEIAAVVLQVDAERERISLGVKQLAEDPFNNWVALNKKGAIVNGKVTAVDAKGATVELADGVEGYLRASEASRDRVEDATLVLSVGDDVEAKFTGVDRKNRAISLSVRAKDEADEKDAIATVNKQEDANFSNNAMAEAFKAAKGE; encoded by the coding sequence ATGACTGAATCTTTTGCTCAACTATTTGAAGAATCCTTAAAAACAATCGAAACCCGTCCGGGTTCCATCGTTCGTGGCGTTGTTGTTGCTATCGACAAAGACGTCGTTCTGGTTGATGCGGGCCTGAAATCTGAATCTGCAATCCCTGCAGAGCAGTTCAAAAACGCAGCCGGCGAGCTGGAAATCCAGGTCGGTGACGAAGTTGACGTTGCGCTGGACGCAGTAGAAGACGGCTTCGGCGAAACCCTGCTGTCCCGTGAGAAAGCTAAGCGTCACGAAGCTTGGATCACGCTGGAAAAAGCATACGAAGACGCTGAAACTGTTGTTGGTGTTATCAACGGCAAAGTTAAGGGCGGCTTCACTGTTGAGCTGAACGGTATTCGTGCGTTCCTGCCAGGTTCACTGGTAGACGTTCGTCCGGTGCGCGATACGCTGCACCTGGAAGGCAAAGAGCTTGAGTTCAAAGTCATCAAGCTGGATCAGAAGCGCAACAACGTTGTTGTTTCTCGTCGTGCCGTGATCGAATCCGAAAACAGCGCAGAGCGCGATCAGCTGCTGGAAAACCTGCAGGAAGGCATGGAAGTTAAAGGTATCGTTAAGAACCTCACTGACTACGGTGCATTCGTTGATCTGGGTGGCGTTGACGGCCTGCTGCACATCACCGATATGGCATGGAAACGCGTTAAGCATCCAAGCGAAATCGTAAACGTTGGCGACGAAATCACTGTTAAAGTGCTGAAGTTCGACCGCGAACGTACCCGTGTATCCCTGGGCCTGAAACAGCTGGGCGAAGATCCGTGGGTTGCTATCGCTAAGCGTTATCCGGAAGGTACCAAACTGACCGGTCGCGTGACCAACCTGACTGACTACGGCTGCTTCGTTGAAATCGAAGAAGGCGTTGAAGGCCTGGTTCACGTTTCCGAAATGGACTGGACCAACAAAAACATCCACCCGTCCAAAGTTGTTAACGTTGGCGACGTAGTGGAAGTCATGGTTCTGGATATCGACGAAGAACGTCGTCGTATCTCCCTGGGCCTGAAGCAGTGCAAATCTAACCCATGGCAGCAGTTCGCGGAAACCCACAACAAGGGTGACCGTGTTGAAGGTAAAATCAAGTCTATCACTGACTTTGGTATCTTCATCGGCTTGGACGGCGGCATCGACGGCCTGGTTCACCTGTCTGACATCTCCTGGAACGTTGCAGGCGAAGAAGCAGTTCGTGAATACAAAAAAGGCGACGAAATCGCAGCAGTTGTTCTGCAGGTTGACGCAGAGCGCGAGCGTATCTCTCTGGGCGTTAAACAGCTGGCAGAAGATCCGTTCAACAACTGGGTTGCACTGAACAAGAAAGGCGCAATCGTAAACGGTAAAGTGACTGCAGTTGACGCGAAAGGCGCAACCGTAGAACTGGCTGACGGCGTTGAAGGTTACCTGCGCGCTTCTGAAGCATCCCGTGACCGCGTTGAAGATGCTACCCTGGTTCTGAGCGTGGGTGACGACGTTGAAGCTAAATTCACCGGCGTTGACCGTAAGAACCGTGCAATCAGCCTGTCTGTTCGTGCTAAAGACGAAGCTGATGAGAAAGATGCCATCGCAACTGTTAACAAACAGGAAGATGCAAACTTCTCTAACAACGCAATGGCTGAAGCTTTCAAAGCAGCTAAAGGCGAGTAA
- a CDS encoding (d)CMP kinase: MTAIAPVITIDGPSGAGKGTLCKAMAEALQWHLLDSGAIYRVLALAALHHHVDVASEDALVPLATHLDVRFVSTDGNLEVILEGEDVSGEIRTQEVANAASQVAAFPRVREALLRRQRAFREAPGLIADGRDMGTVVFPDAPVKIFLDASSEERAHRRMLQLQEKGFSVNFERLLAEIKERDDRDRNRAVAPLVPAADALVLDSTRLSIEQVIEKTLQYARQKLALA; encoded by the coding sequence ATGACGGCAATTGCCCCGGTAATTACCATTGATGGCCCAAGCGGTGCAGGAAAAGGCACCTTGTGCAAAGCGATGGCGGAAGCATTGCAATGGCATCTGTTGGACTCAGGCGCAATCTATCGCGTGCTGGCGCTGGCGGCATTACATCATCATGTCGATGTCGCCTCAGAAGACGCGCTGGTTCCGCTGGCAACCCATCTTGATGTCCGTTTTGTCTCAACGGACGGAAATCTGGAAGTAATTCTGGAAGGAGAAGACGTCAGCGGTGAAATCCGCACGCAGGAAGTCGCCAATGCCGCCTCTCAGGTTGCTGCGTTCCCTCGCGTGCGCGAAGCGCTGCTGCGTCGTCAACGCGCTTTCCGTGAAGCGCCAGGACTTATCGCCGACGGACGCGACATGGGAACGGTAGTTTTCCCGGATGCGCCAGTGAAAATTTTCCTTGACGCCTCTTCGGAAGAACGTGCGCATCGCCGTATGCTACAGTTGCAGGAGAAAGGCTTTAGTGTTAACTTTGAGCGCCTTTTGGCCGAGATCAAAGAACGTGACGATCGCGACCGAAACCGTGCTGTAGCGCCGCTGGTTCCCGCTGCTGATGCTTTAGTTTTAGATTCCACACGATTAAGCATTGAGCAAGTGATTGAAAAAACGCTACAATACGCGCGCCAAAAACTGGCACTCGCTTAA